The following coding sequences are from one Musa acuminata AAA Group cultivar baxijiao chromosome BXJ2-4, Cavendish_Baxijiao_AAA, whole genome shotgun sequence window:
- the LOC103981898 gene encoding protein neprosin — protein sequence MAGHIGLGRGLVAVLSLVACLSCAAAGGRSGGGEARQRLEVRRHLKRLNKTPVKSITSPDGDIIDCVHVSHQPAFDHPFLKNHTIQMRPTFHPEGLFDENKVTSQRKSPSIAQLWHQNGRCPEDTIPIRRTSRDDVLRASSVKRYGRKKHRSTPNPLSVDPDLLNESGHQHAIAYVEGDKYYGAKATINVWQPRTQQPNEFSLSQLWILGGSFGEDLNSIEAGWQVSPDLYGDNNTRLFTYWTSDAYQATGCYNLLCSGFIQINNAIAMGASIYPISNYDGSQYDINILVWKDPKEGNWWMQFGNGYVLGYWPSFLFSYLADSASMIEWGGEVVNSEPDGEHTSTEMGSGHFPEEGFSKASYFRNIQIVDGSNNLRAPKGIGAFTEQSNCYDVQNGNNGEWGQYFYYGGPGRNSNCP from the exons ATGGCGGGGCATATTGGCTTGGGCCGTGGCTTGGTGGCGGTGCTGTCGCTGGTGGCCTGCTTATCGTGCGCTGCCGCGGGTGGGAGGAGCGGCGGCGGGGAGGCGAGGCAGCGTCTGGAGGTGCGGCGACACCTGAAGCGGCTCAACAAAACGCCCGTCAAGAGCATTACG AGTCCTGATGGAGATATTATAGACTGTGTGCATGTCTCTCACCAACCAGCCTTTGATCACCCTTTCCTCAAAAACCACACAATCCAG atgaggcCAACTTTCCATCCAGAAGGCTTGTTTGATGAGAACAAGGTGACATCACAGAGGAAATCCCCCTCCATAGCTCAGCTATGGCATCAAAATGGGAGGTGTCCTGAGGACACCATTCCCATTAGGAGGACTAGCAGGGATGATGTGTTAAGGGCCAGCTCTGTCAAAAGATATGGGAGGAAGAAGCACAGGAGCACCCCAAACCCCTTGTCTGTTGACCCTGACCTTCTCAATGAGAGTGGGCATCAG CATGCAATTGCTTATGTAGAGGGAGATAAATATTATGGAGCAAAGGCAACCATAAATGTCTGGCAGCCAAGGACACAGCAACCTAATGAGTTCAGCCTGTCTCAGCTTTGGATTCTCGGGGGATCTTTTGGGGAGGATCTTAACAGCATTGAAGCTGGTTGGCAG GTCAGCCCGGATCTCTACGGGGACAACAACACGAGGCTGTTCACTTATTGGACT AGTGATGCATATCAAGCAACTGGCTGCTACAACCTACTGTGTTCTGGGTTCATTCAGATCAACAATGCGATTGCAATGGGTGCCAGCATCTACCCAATCTCTAACTATGATGGTTCACAATATGATATAAATATCCTCGTTTGGAAG GACCCAAAGGAGGGGAACTGGTGGATGCAATTTGGGAACGGCTATGTGTTGGGTTACtggccttctttcctcttctcttaTTTGGCAGACAGTGCCTCCATGATAGAGTGGGGAGGGGAGGTTGTGAACTCAGAACCTGACGGTGAGCACACATCCACTGAGATGGGCAGTGGCCATTTCCCTGAAGAAGGGTTTAGCAAGGCAAGCTACTTCAGGAACATTCAGATAGTTGATGGGTCTAATAATCTAAGGGCACCTAAGGGGATTGGAGCCTTCACAGAGCAGTCAAACTGCTATGATGTACAAAATGGAAACAATGGTGAATGGGGGCAATACTTTTATTATGGAGGGCCTGGTAGAAACTCTAATTGTCCTTAG